From a region of the bacterium genome:
- the trpS gene encoding tryptophan--tRNA ligase: MTKPILISGIQPSGKLHLGNYLGALKNFVELQASGKYNCLFFIADLHSLTETYDPEMKPEQILDLAASYLALGIDPRKSTVFVQSQVPQSTELAWILGTLTPFGELRRMTQFKDKAESQEENVNVGLFTYPVLMAADILLYNAAFVPVGEDQLQHLELTRTLARKFNSRYGETFMEPKPLMTSVPRLMSLSDPTKKMSKSQPDGCLFIDDEPATIEVKLKRAVTDSGSEVKYDEQNKPGVSNLLRIMNALSGKSVPELVKAFAGENYSEFKHALADLVSDHFVAYRKKYAALIKNPAPIKRALAAGQKKAAKLATTKLAEVKKKIGLV, encoded by the coding sequence ATGACCAAGCCCATCTTAATCTCCGGGATTCAGCCGAGCGGAAAACTCCACCTCGGAAATTACCTCGGCGCCCTCAAGAACTTCGTTGAGCTGCAAGCCTCCGGCAAATACAACTGCTTATTCTTTATTGCCGACCTGCACTCACTCACAGAAACCTACGATCCGGAGATGAAACCCGAACAGATTCTTGACCTCGCGGCGAGCTATCTTGCGTTGGGCATAGACCCTAGAAAATCAACGGTCTTTGTCCAATCGCAGGTGCCACAGTCAACCGAGCTTGCGTGGATTTTGGGAACACTCACGCCGTTCGGCGAATTGCGCCGGATGACACAATTCAAGGACAAGGCGGAATCACAGGAAGAAAACGTGAACGTCGGCCTCTTCACCTACCCCGTGCTGATGGCGGCGGATATTTTGCTCTACAACGCCGCATTCGTCCCCGTGGGCGAAGACCAACTCCAGCACTTGGAACTCACGCGCACCCTGGCACGGAAATTCAACAGCCGCTATGGCGAAACATTTATGGAACCAAAACCGCTCATGACTTCTGTCCCCCGCTTGATGAGCTTGAGTGACCCGACAAAGAAAATGTCCAAGTCACAGCCGGACGGCTGCCTTTTCATTGACGATGAACCTGCGACAATTGAAGTAAAACTGAAGCGCGCAGTGACAGACTCCGGAAGCGAGGTGAAGTATGACGAGCAAAACAAACCGGGTGTTTCAAATCTCTTGCGCATCATGAACGCGCTCTCGGGAAAATCCGTTCCCGAGCTTGTTAAGGCGTTCGCCGGAGAAAACTACAGTGAATTCAAACACGCGCTTGCCGATCTTGTCAGCGACCACTTCGTGGCGTACCGCAAAAAGTACGCAGCACTCATCAAGAACCCTGCGCCGATAAAACGCGCCCTCGCCGCCGGCCAGAAGAAAGCCGCGAAACTCGCCACCACGAAACTCGCTGAAGTGAAAAAGAAAATCGGCCTCGTTTAG
- a CDS encoding class I tRNA ligase family protein, with protein MLRGLKQFNLPELEEKVLKFWAENEIFKKSVALRQAPASAKASAGRQGKKHFVFFEGPPTANGLPHIGHAETRTFKDIILRYKTMRGFYVPRRAGWDTHGLPVEIEVEKALGLKNKQEIETFGIAAFNARAKESIWKYKNEWERFSDRIGFWIDSEHPYITYANDFVESLWWVMAQIAKKGLLKKLYKVVPWCPRCQTSLSSHELAQAYKLTKDPSVYVKFKIRNKGSASTSSANKEFLLVWTTTPWTLPSNVAVAVNPKLTYTKYKVGDEYLWSYNAPPTVNGMVPEAVEQLLGKKLVGLRYEGLYPIKQQSNKATKQFYAVLSADFVQTGEGTGLVHIAPAFGEDDYRLISETWKLTTDEIPRTIDERGMVLGNLPGSGRFIKSADKDIVVDLVSRGLMYSEGSVEHDYPFCWRCSSPLIYFARTSWFIEMSKMRAKLLAANKEINWVPAHLKEGRFGEWIREVKDWAISRERYWGTPLPIWECEKCDATRVISSFADLDEFAFNRNTFFAVRHGEATHNVEGWIASGTKIEKKSELTKRGIADVEGVAKKLKKEKIDLIVASPYHRTRQTVQVLLATLGKIPVIYDDRLGEINTGVYNGKTVEEYRAIFGGRSVLEFTQTPEGGENLHEVQARMLAFLRELNAKYVGKRIVVVSHGDPLWVLEGKLNGLSDEEVLALDYIQPGNYRSLVLRNYPYDAAGNLDVHRPYVDELYLRCAKCKSRMTRVKEVADVWFDSGAMPYAQWHYPFEHKKEVDNGTLFPADYITEGIDQTRGWFYTLLAVSVLLGRGAPYKNVVSLGHVLDKNGLKMSKSKGNVVEPMAMIQKYGADVVRWYFYTVNPAGEPKRYDENDLLKTYRRFFAILYNSFVFLDTYGAKSIVEGQLSSVNVLDRWILAKLQSLIGVVTAKLDSYEMNEAARAIELFVDDLSRWYIRRSRRRFQRPEKGDYEAASATLREVLGTLSKLIAPFTPFFGEALYASMNQESNKAKKQSSVHLTDWPETDAKLSDDALVAAMEEVRKLASIGLAKRAEAGIKVRQPLAALRINKAIKQESKKASELLDILKDEVNVKEIVIDSSMAGDVELDTKITPELRNEGLFRELVRMVQELRQTADYKPGERAILSVMFPPALKAVIEARLKDFKNETSLSEVEFKKSEKFDAEISTKVEENEVWLGIRKK; from the coding sequence ATGCTAAGAGGTCTCAAGCAATTCAATCTGCCCGAGTTGGAAGAGAAAGTCCTTAAGTTTTGGGCGGAGAATGAGATTTTCAAAAAATCGGTAGCCCTTCGACAGGCTCCCGCCTCCGCCAAGGCTTCGGCGGGCAGGCAGGGTAAAAAACACTTCGTGTTTTTTGAAGGACCGCCGACGGCGAATGGTTTGCCGCACATCGGGCACGCGGAAACGCGGACGTTTAAGGATATTATTCTGCGCTACAAAACCATGCGCGGGTTTTATGTTCCTCGGCGCGCGGGGTGGGACACGCATGGTCTTCCCGTTGAGATTGAGGTGGAAAAAGCGCTTGGATTAAAAAACAAACAAGAGATTGAAACGTTTGGTATCGCGGCGTTTAACGCGCGGGCAAAGGAGTCAATCTGGAAATATAAAAATGAATGGGAGCGGTTCAGTGACCGTATCGGTTTTTGGATTGATTCCGAGCATCCGTATATTACCTACGCGAATGATTTTGTGGAATCGCTTTGGTGGGTGATGGCGCAGATTGCGAAAAAAGGTTTATTGAAGAAGTTGTACAAAGTTGTGCCGTGGTGCCCGCGGTGTCAAACTTCGCTTTCCAGCCACGAGCTTGCGCAAGCATATAAGCTGACGAAGGATCCGTCGGTGTATGTGAAGTTTAAAATCAGAAATAAAGGTAGCGCTTCGACAAGCTCAGCGAATAAAGAATTTCTATTAGTATGGACCACCACTCCGTGGACACTGCCGTCGAATGTCGCGGTGGCAGTCAATCCGAAACTGACCTACACCAAATATAAAGTCGGTGATGAATATCTTTGGTCGTACAACGCGCCGCCGACGGTCAATGGCATGGTACCGGAGGCCGTGGAACAGCTTTTGGGGAAAAAGTTGGTGGGACTTCGGTATGAAGGGCTCTATCCGATAAAGCAACAAAGCAACAAAGCAACAAAGCAATTTTATGCCGTTCTTTCTGCCGATTTCGTGCAAACCGGCGAGGGAACGGGATTGGTGCACATTGCCCCGGCGTTCGGCGAAGATGACTATCGGCTTATTTCCGAAACGTGGAAACTGACCACCGATGAAATCCCGCGCACCATTGACGAGCGCGGTATGGTACTGGGCAACCTTCCGGGCAGCGGGCGGTTTATTAAATCGGCCGACAAAGACATCGTCGTGGACTTAGTGTCGCGTGGTCTTATGTATTCCGAGGGGAGCGTGGAGCACGACTATCCGTTTTGCTGGCGCTGTTCAAGCCCTTTGATCTACTTCGCGCGGACCTCCTGGTTTATTGAGATGAGCAAGATGCGCGCAAAACTTCTCGCGGCGAATAAAGAAATCAATTGGGTGCCGGCGCATTTGAAGGAAGGGCGTTTTGGCGAGTGGATCCGCGAGGTGAAAGATTGGGCGATTTCGCGCGAGCGGTATTGGGGGACTCCCTTGCCGATCTGGGAGTGCGAAAAATGCGACGCAACGCGCGTGATTTCTTCGTTTGCCGACTTGGATGAATTCGCATTTAATAGAAATACATTTTTTGCCGTGCGGCATGGCGAGGCGACGCATAACGTAGAAGGGTGGATTGCTTCAGGTACTAAAATAGAAAAGAAATCAGAGCTTACGAAGCGCGGTATTGCGGACGTTGAAGGTGTCGCGAAGAAATTAAAGAAAGAAAAAATTGACCTTATTGTTGCCTCGCCCTATCACCGTACTAGGCAAACGGTGCAGGTGCTTTTAGCTACGCTCGGCAAGATTCCTGTCATCTACGATGATCGTCTCGGTGAAATAAATACCGGCGTCTATAACGGCAAAACCGTTGAGGAGTATCGGGCGATTTTTGGTGGGAGATCGGTATTGGAATTTACACAAACGCCCGAAGGAGGTGAAAATCTCCACGAGGTACAAGCGCGCATGCTCGCATTTTTGCGGGAGTTGAATGCGAAGTATGTAGGTAAGCGTATTGTGGTGGTAAGCCACGGTGATCCGTTGTGGGTACTTGAAGGAAAACTGAACGGACTCTCTGATGAGGAAGTCTTAGCGCTTGACTACATCCAACCCGGCAATTATCGGTCGCTTGTGTTGCGTAACTATCCATATGACGCGGCGGGGAATCTTGATGTGCACCGGCCGTATGTGGACGAGCTGTATTTGCGTTGTGCGAAGTGCAAATCGCGCATGACAAGAGTGAAAGAAGTGGCGGATGTGTGGTTTGACTCGGGAGCGATGCCCTATGCGCAGTGGCATTATCCGTTTGAGCATAAAAAAGAAGTGGACAACGGCACGCTGTTTCCGGCGGATTACATTACTGAAGGAATTGACCAGACGCGTGGCTGGTTTTACACGCTCCTTGCCGTGTCGGTGCTTTTGGGACGCGGCGCGCCCTATAAAAATGTGGTTTCGCTGGGACACGTGCTGGATAAAAACGGGCTCAAAATGTCCAAATCCAAAGGCAACGTCGTGGAACCGATGGCGATGATTCAGAAATACGGTGCGGATGTTGTGCGTTGGTATTTCTATACCGTGAATCCCGCGGGTGAGCCGAAGCGGTACGATGAGAATGACTTATTGAAAACCTACCGGCGATTTTTCGCGATTTTATATAACTCGTTCGTATTTTTAGACACGTATGGGGCTAAGTCAATTGTCGAAGGTCAATTGTCATCTGTTAATGTGCTAGATCGCTGGATTTTGGCGAAGCTCCAGTCGCTTATCGGTGTCGTGACCGCAAAACTTGACTCCTATGAAATGAACGAGGCGGCGCGGGCGATTGAATTGTTTGTTGACGATCTTTCGCGGTGGTACATCCGGCGTTCGCGGCGCAGATTTCAACGTCCGGAAAAAGGCGACTATGAAGCCGCCTCCGCTACGCTGCGCGAGGTGCTCGGTACCCTCTCTAAGCTTATCGCGCCATTTACGCCGTTTTTTGGGGAGGCGCTGTATGCTTCAATGAATCAAGAAAGCAATAAAGCAAAAAAACAAAGCTCGGTTCATCTCACGGATTGGCCGGAGACGGATGCAAAACTTTCGGACGACGCGCTTGTTGCCGCGATGGAGGAGGTACGTAAGCTCGCGAGTATCGGTTTGGCAAAACGGGCGGAGGCGGGGATTAAGGTGCGGCAACCGCTGGCGGCGCTCAGAATCAATAAAGCAATAAAGCAAGAAAGCAAGAAAGCAAGCGAACTTCTGGATATTCTCAAAGATGAGGTGAACGTGAAAGAAATTGTTATTGATTCAAGCATGGCGGGGGACGTGGAGCTTGATACAAAAATTACGCCGGAGTTGCGCAATGAGGGACTTTTCCGTGAGCTCGTGCGCATGGTGCAGGAGTTGCGTCAGACAGCGGACTACAAGCCGGGCGAGCGCGCCATTCTTTCGGTAATGTTTCCGCCGGCGCTTAAGGCCGTTATTGAGGCGCGCCTTAAGGATTTCAAAAACGAAACCAGCTTGTCGGAAGTTGAATTTAAGAAGAGCGAAAAGTTTGATGCCGAGATTTCAACTAAAGTCGAAGAAAATGAGGTATGGCTGGGGATACGGAAGAAGTAA
- the cas2 gene encoding CRISPR-associated endonuclease Cas2, with amino-acid sequence MNGDITLKILESITGFVGGIGDFAGAFLSAGYGASYGRMRRELGKRVAEREMRAVKDFSRRQIYNAVCKLRQQGLIVSDVSQAHTRWHTTEKGLQRKVALQFRTAKQRLADSAVVKAAPRLNIVVFDIPERERRKRDWLRDVLRTLGFIMLQKSVWVGKVLLPESFIGELEKLGLLRLVEIFEISKSGTLRQVI; translated from the coding sequence ATGAACGGGGATATCACGTTAAAAATTTTAGAGAGTATCACCGGATTTGTCGGAGGCATCGGTGATTTTGCCGGCGCCTTTTTGTCCGCTGGTTATGGTGCCTCATATGGCCGCATGCGGCGCGAGCTCGGGAAGCGTGTCGCGGAGCGTGAAATGCGCGCCGTGAAAGATTTCTCGCGCCGTCAGATCTATAATGCCGTCTGTAAATTGCGGCAACAGGGACTCATTGTAAGCGACGTATCACAAGCGCATACGCGGTGGCATACAACAGAAAAAGGGCTACAACGTAAGGTGGCGCTTCAATTTCGTACCGCGAAGCAACGTTTAGCTGATTCCGCGGTGGTCAAAGCAGCCCCTCGTCTGAACATTGTCGTTTTTGATATTCCGGAACGCGAACGTCGGAAACGCGATTGGCTGCGCGATGTGCTGCGTACGTTGGGATTTATCATGTTACAGAAGAGCGTTTGGGTGGGGAAGGTGCTGTTACCCGAGTCATTCATCGGCGAGCTTGAAAAACTTGGCCTTCTTCGGCTCGTTGAGATTTTCGAAATCAGCAAGAGCGGTACATTGCGGCAAGTGATTTGA
- a CDS encoding HIT family protein, whose amino-acid sequence MANNECKFCQFSAKDENLIFETPFWMVWLATEQSYVGRSIVALKRHAASLSDVTAEEVADFGSIVKKFEAAAKKSFDATMFNWTCMMNDSFRAAIPNPHVHWHARPRYNHTVEISRTRFTDPEFGQHYNRDRMQEVPANVRKEIVAKLRSSVVEAQ is encoded by the coding sequence ATGGCAAACAACGAATGCAAATTCTGTCAGTTTTCCGCGAAAGATGAAAATCTTATTTTTGAAACGCCGTTTTGGATGGTGTGGTTGGCAACAGAGCAATCATACGTCGGGCGGAGTATTGTGGCGTTAAAGCGTCACGCGGCGAGTTTGTCGGACGTAACCGCGGAGGAGGTTGCGGATTTCGGAAGCATCGTGAAAAAGTTTGAAGCGGCGGCGAAGAAATCATTCGACGCCACTATGTTTAACTGGACGTGCATGATGAACGACTCTTTCCGCGCGGCGATTCCTAACCCGCATGTCCACTGGCACGCGCGTCCGCGCTATAACCATACCGTTGAGATTTCCCGTACGCGGTTTACCGACCCGGAATTCGGCCAGCACTATAATAGAGATCGTATGCAGGAAGTTCCCGCTAATGTCCGCAAAGAAATCGTTGCGAAACTGAGATCGAGCGTTGTGGAGGCGCAGTGA